One genomic window of Syngnathus acus chromosome 11, fSynAcu1.2, whole genome shotgun sequence includes the following:
- the col11a2 gene encoding collagen alpha-2(XI) chain isoform X1 translates to MDIANCPFRKKRRPWSPDLTSVALVALVLALCQSTLAQAEPVDVLKAMQVTTLPEGVKKVPGFCTSRRSSSPDHAYRISKKAQISAPTKQLFSGRFPENFSIMALVKAHAGLQAFLLSVYSEQGVQQLGVELGRSPVFLYEDQHGKPAPEDYPLFKGVNLADGKWHRIAISVSKKNVTLMLDCKKKMTRALPRSNNAEVDTNGITVFGARLLDEEVFQGDIQQLLIAPNAQAAYDFCEHYSPDCDSPLPKTQAQDPNTYKKATPTKTAAKAKPTPAKPAKGGSFKIVKPPHPNKAPKSSTAKPTKSKPTAKPTAKATAKPSTTAVFLSKIKTTSAAQVKTTSAPAKSAKVVVEKKTNGKALVGKTAQTSAEVKGNGKVVVEKKVGGKSSAEKKAASKAVEVKEVKVKVNGKTESKVSGEAKATSSGKVTVVEKKGGKTETTTKTKTVVKIEKTTVSAATSASKVEATKTPKATKAAKAEPTKASKTSQVKSEVKVKTVISKIPVVKPTVSKSMNAVVEKSSVVKKVLTTAAPVRPTPPRPTKSKAVLDMNIKSLHKPFPPFDKTALSGTGVPVKKYETGYQQDVDTEYTEADNTPTETDYFYEETLPEPEGEAVTQEENPTQQSQVEETALAGEEETALAGEEVDSMAFNGVEEDRFTEEYVTGDVGQKEYDYSYREYGEPRPETREVEGHFGHALSAVTDEAGAAIRGQKGEKGEPAVLEPGMLIEGPPGSEGPAGPTGPPGSSGPPGSVGDPGERGPPGKGGLPGADGVPGPPGSSVMLPFRFGQSGGDKGPAVSAQEAQAAAILSQARMALKGPPGPMGFTGRPGPLGNPGSHGLKGESGDPGPQGPRGTQGLMGPPGKAGRRGRAGADGARGMPGETGTKGDRGFDGLPGLPGDKGHRGDTGSLGPLGPQGEDGERGDDGEVGPRGVPGEAGPRGLLGPKGPPGIPGPPGVRGNDGPVGPKGNLGPQGEPGPPGQQGTSGTQGMPGPQGPNGPPGEKGPTGKPGLPGMPGADGPPGHPGKEGPTGTKGNQGPNGPQGAIGYPGPRGIKGEQGIRGLKGHKGEKGEDGFPGIKGDFGVKGERGEIGVSGPRGEDGPEGPKGRVGPPGELGPLGPIGEKGKLGVPGLPGYPGRQGPKGSLGSPGFPGSNGEKGTRGLAGKAGPRGQRGPTGPRGQRGPRGATGKPGAKGTSGSDGPPGPLGERGLPGPQGANGFPGPKGPPGPPGKDGLPGHPGQRGEVGFQGKMGPPGPPGVVGPQGPSGETGPLGERGHPGPPGPPGEQGLSGPSGKEGTKGDPGPPGGPGKDGPPGLRGFPGERGLPGTPGGGGLKGSEGPAGPPGPAGSPGERGPAGTAGPVGPPGRPGPQGPPGNAGEKGVPGEKGPIGPAGRDGVQGPVGLPGPAGSPGGPGEDGDKGEVGEPGQKGAKGGKGEHGPPGPPGPMGPVGQPGPAGADGELGPRGQQGPFGAKGDEGSRGFPGAPGPIGLQGLPGPPGEKGENGDVGPLGPPGPPGPRGPAGPNGADGPQGPPGGLGNPGPSGEKGEPGEAGPPGIGGEPGKKGPRGERGEKGEAGQPGTAGAAGGRGRPGDDGPKGNPGPVGFPGDPGPPGEVGPRGQDGAKGEQGENGEQGESGSPGPPGENGPPGPPGKRGPAGTRGPEGRQGEKGTKGETGALGPPGKTGPVGPQGQPGKPGTEGLRGLPGSVGEQGSPGPAGPKGPPGPVGPPGLLGLRGDPGAKGEKGHPGLIGLIGPPGEQGEKGDRGLPGPHGTGGPKGETGMPGGTGPLGPAGPPGPPGPQGVKGAKGASGGSGPKGEKGVPGVPGLPGPPGEVIQPLPIQRSPKSKRSIDASQMVPDLEMPASDTAGAEFLMPSEGMEEIFGSLNSLRQEIETMRFPMGTQDSPARTCQDLRLSQPELQDGEYWIDPNQGCSRDSFKIFCNFTSGETCLYPNKNINMVKMDSWEKETPGSWYSEFATGGKFSYVDSDGEPVGVVQLGFLRLLSVVARQNLTYHCHRSVAWADQSAKDNHDRALHFQAANEEELSYETNPYIKALVDGCSYRKGFDRTVLEINTPQVEHLPLLDIKVSDFGESNQQFGFEVGPVCFQG, encoded by the exons ATGGATATTGCAAATTGCCCCTTCCGGAAGAAACGGAGGCCGTGGAGCCCGGACCTGACCTCCGTGGCCCTTGTGGCCCTGGTGCTCGCGCTATGCCAGAGCACCCTGGCGCAGGCAG AACCCGTGGACGTACTGAAGGCCATGCAGGTTACCACCCTCCCTGAGGGCGTGAAGAAAGTCCCGGGCTTCTGCACGTCCCGCCGCTCCAGCAGCCCCGACCACGCCTACCGCATCAGCAAGAAGGCCCAGATCTCAGCCCCCACTAAGCAGCTCTTCTCAG GTCGCTTCCCGGAGAACTTCTCCATTATGGCGCTGGTGAAGGCCCACGCCGGTCTCCAGGCTTTCCTGCTCTCAGTCTACAGCGAGCAGGGCGTTCAGCAGCTGGGCGTTGAGCTCGGCCGCTCGCCCGTCTTCCTGTACGAGGATCAGCACGGCAAgccggcccccgaggactacCCGCTCTTCAAGGGCGTCAACCTGGCTGACGGCAA GTGGCACCGCATTGCAATCTCCGTGTCCAAGAAGAACGTGACACTGATGCTGGACTGCAAGAAGAAGATGACCCGAGCTTTGCCTCGTAGCAACAACGCCGAGGTGGACACCAACGGCATCACCGTTTTCGGAGCCCGCCTGCTCGACGAGGAAGTGTTCCAG GGAGACATCCAGCAGCTTCTGATCGCCCCCAACGCTCAGGCCGCTTATGACTTCTGTGAGCACTACAGCCCCGACTGCGACTCCCCCCTGCCTAAGACGCAGGCGCAAGACCCCAACACATAT AAGAAGGCCACGCCCACCAAAACCGCCGCCAAAGCCAAGCCCACCCCAGCTAAGCCCGCTAAGGGTGGAAGCTTCAAAATAGTCAAGCCACCCCATCCCAATAAAGCTCCTAAATCTTCCACGGCCAAGCCGACTAAATCCAAGCCCACCGCCAAACCCACCGCCAAGGCGACCGCCAAGCCCAGCACCACCGCTGTCTTCTTGTCCAAGATCAAGACCACGTCAGCTGCTCAGGTGAAGACCACGAGCGCCCCGGCGAAGAGCGCCAAAGTGGTTGTTGAGAAGAAGACCAACGGAAAAGCCCTCGTGGGGAAAACCGCGCAAACTTCGGCCGAGGTCAAAGGGAACGGAAAGGTGGTTGTCGAGAAGAAGGTTGGAGGAAAGTCCTCCGCCGAGAAGAAAGCCGCGTCCAAGGCCGTCGAGGTGAAAGAAGTCAAGGTCAAAGTGAACGGAAAAACCGAGAGCAAAGTTAGCGGCGAGGCTAAAGCTACGAGCAGCGGCAAAGTTACTGtggtagaaaaaaaagggggcaaAACTGAAAccactacaaaaacaaaaactgttgTCAAAATAGAGAAGACGACTGTGAGTGCGGCAACGTCCGCATCCAAAGTAGAAGCTACCAAAACGCCAAAGGCCACAAAAGCAGCCAAGGCGGAGCCGACAAAGGCATCGAAAAcctctcaagtcaagtccgaAGTCAAAGTGAAAACGGTGATCTCCAAAATCCCCGTGGTCAAACCCACCGTCAGCAAATCGATGAATGCGGTAGTGGAGAAGTCATCCGTCGTGAAGAAGGTCCTGACCACCGCCGCTCCTGTCCGACCCACTCCCCCGAGACCCACCAAGTCCAAGGCGGTGCTGGACATGAACATCAAGTCTCTCCACAAACCTTTCCCGCCTTTTGACAAGACGGCGTTGAGTGGCACCGGAGTTCCGGTCAAGAAATATGAGACCGGTTACCAACAG GATGTAGACACTGAATATACCGAGGCTGACAACACCCCCACAGAGACCGATTATTTCTATGAGGAGACGCTGCCAGAGCCCGAGGGTGAGGCGGTCACACAGGAAGAGAACCCCACGCAG CAGTCGCAGGTGGAGGAGACGGCTCTGGCGGGGGAGGAGGAGACGGCTCTGGCGGGGGAGGAGGTGGACTCCATGGCTTTCAACGGCGTCGAAGAGGACCGCTTCACCGAGGAGTATGTGACTGGCGACGTGGGCCAGAAGGAATACGACTATTCCTATCGGGAGTACGGCGAGCCCAGGCCCGAGACCCGAGAGGTGGAAGGCCACTTTGGCCACGCCCTGTCCGCTGTGACAGACGAGGCAGGC GCGGCCATCAGAGGACAGAAGGGTGAGAAAGGAGAGCCCGCCGTGCTCGAACCT GGCATGCTGATCGAGGGACCACCTGGATCTGAAGGCCCTGCT GGACCTACCGGTCCCCCTGGTAGCTCCGGTCCTCCTGGCTCTGTCGGCGATCCCGGTGAGAGG GGACCTCCCGGTAAGGGCGGTCTGCCCGGTGCCGACGGTGTTCCCGGACCACCCGGATCCTCCGTTATGCTGCCT TTCCGCTTCGGCCAGAGTGGAGGAGATAAGGGTCCCGCCGTGTCTGCTCAGGAAGCCCAAGCTGCCGCCATTTTGTCTCAGGCCAGG ATGGCTCTGAAAGGACCTCCTGGACCAATGGGATTCACCGGACGTCCCGGACCCCTG GGAAATCCAGGAAGTCACGGTCTAAAAGGAGAAAGTGGAGATCCTGGTCCTCAG GGACCCAGGGGAACTCAAGGTTTGATGGGACCACCAGGCAAAGCTGGAAGGAGA GGCCGCGCTGGAGCTGATGGAGCCCGGGGAATGCCCGGAGAGACAGGCACTAAG GGTGACCGCGGATTTGATGGTCTTCCCGGTTTGCCAGGCGACAAAGGACACAGG GGCGATACTGGATCACTGGGACCCCTAGGACCTCAAGGAGAGGACGGCGAAAGG GGCGACGACGGTGAGGTCGGACCCAGAGGTGTCCCCGGCGAAGCT GGACCTCGTGGCTTGCTCGGCCCTAAAGGTCCTCCAGGAATTCCCGGCCCTCCT GGCGTTCGAGGAAATGATGGGCCCGTTGGTCCTAAGGGCAACCTG GGTCCTCAAGGAGAGCCCGGACCTCCAGGTCAGCAGGGGACATCAGGAACTCAG ggAATGCCAGGACCTCAGGGACCCAATGGACCTCCAGGAGAGAAG GGGCCCACGGGAAAACCAGGTCTGCCAGGAATGCCAGGCGCCGACGGCCCTCCT GGTCACCCAGGAAAAGAGGGACCCACTGGCACCAAAGGAAACCAG GGCCCCAACGGCCCTCAAGGAGCTATCGGTTATCCTGGCCCTCGTGGTATCAAG GGCGAGCAAGGAATCCGAGGACTGAAGGGTCACAAGGGAGAGAAG GGAGAAGACGGCTTCCCCGGAATCAAGGGAGACTTTGGTGTCAAAGGAGAGAGG GGTGAGATCGGCGTGTCAGGCCCCAGAGGAGAAGACGGTCCTGAGGGGCCAAAGGGACGAGTCGGACCCCCCGGTGAGCTCGGTCCCCTCGGTCCTATCGGAGAGAAG GGAAAACTTGGCGTTCCCGGACTTCCCGGCTACCCCGGAAGACAAGGACCCAAG GGATCTCTAGGATCTCCAGGATTCCCTGGCTCAAATGGCGAGAAAGGAACAAGG GGTCTGGCaggaaaagcaggcccaagaGGACAAAGAGGACCAACA GGTCCCAGAGGACAGCGAGGACCACGAGGCGCCACTGGAAAGCCAGGCGCTAAG GGAACTTCAGGAAGTGACGGCCCCCCTGGTCCACTTGGAGAGAGG GGACTGCCCGGACCTCAAGGAGCCAACGGATTCCCCGGACCAAAGGGACCTCCT GGACCACCAGGAAAGGATGGACTGCCCGGACACCCCGGACAGAGAGGCGAAGTT ggtttccaaggaaaGATGGGTCCACCAGGACCTCCTGGAGTCGTGGGACCTCAG GGTCCATCTGGAGAGACCGGCCCCTTGGGCGAGCGTGGCCATCCCGGACCCCCGGGTCCACCTGGAGAGCAGGGACTTTCTGGCCCATCAGGCAAGGAAGGCACAAAGGGAGACCCGGGCCCCCCAGGAGGTCCAGGTAAAGATGGACCCCCTGGACTGAGAGGCTTCCCTGGAGAGAGAGGACTGCCTGGTACCCCC ggcGGTGGAGGACTGAAGGGAAGCGAAGGACCTGCTGGACCTCCTGGACCTGCT GGATCTCCTGGAGAGAGAGGGCCCGCTGGCACTGCCGGACCTGTCGGACCCCCTGGTAGACCAGGCCCACAAGGACCCCCTGGCAACGCTGGAGAGAAAGGTGTTCCT GGTGAGAAAGGCCCAATCGGCCCTGCCGGTCGGGATGGAGTTCAAGGTCCAGTGGGTCTTCCGGGCCCTGCTGGATCCCCAGGAGGACCTGGAGAGGATGGCGACAAG GGTGAGGTGGGCGAGCCTGGTCAGAAGGGAGCCAAGGGTGGCAAAGGAGAGCAT GGACCTCCTGGTCCACCCGGGCCCATGGGTCCCGTCGGCCAACCTGGTCCAGCC GGTGCTGATGGAGAGCTCGGTCCAAGGGGACAACAGGGGCCTTTTGGTGCCAAAGGAGATGAAGGATCCCGAGGATTCCCCGGTGCACCCGGACCCATCGGACTGCAGGGACTGCCAGGACCACCAGGCGAGAAGGGAGAGAACGGAGACGTTGGACCTCTG GGACCTCCTGGCCCACCAGGACCTCGCGGCCCTGCTGGACCCAACGGTGCTGAT GGCCCTCAAGGTCCTCCTGGAGGTTTGGGTAATCCTGGACCTAGTGGAGAGAAG GGAGAGCCTGGAGAGGCTGGGCCACCTGGAATCGGAGGAGAACCAGGAAAGAAG GGTCCTCGAGGCGAGCGCGGAGAGAAGGGAGAGGCCGGACAACCTGGAACGGCTGGCGCCGCTGGAGGACGAGGAAGGCCTGGAGATGATGGACCTAAAGGAAACCCT GGCCCAGTTGGCTTCCCCGGTGATCCTGGTCCCCCCGGTGAGGTCGGACCCAGA GGtcaagatggtgccaaaggaGAGCAAGGAGAAAATGGCGAACAGGGAGAATCT GGCTCGCCCGGTCCACCCGGAGAGAACGGACCTCCTGGCCCACCAGGAAAGAGA GGTCCTGCTGGAACAAGAGGACCTGAGGGACGGCAAGGAGAGAAGGGAACCAAG GGCGAAACGGGTGCCCTCGGCCCACCAGGAAAGACAGGTCCCGTCGGTCCTCAAGGCCAACCAGGAAAACCAGGAACTGAGGGTCTGCGAGGTCTTCCCGGATCAGTG GGTGAGCAAGGATCTCCTGGCCCTGCAGGACCAAAGGGACCACCCGGACCTGTT GGACCTCCGGGTTTGCTTGGTCTGCGTGGAGACCCCGGTGCTAAAGGAGAGAAGGGACATCCAGGTCTTATTGGACTTATCGGACCTCCGGGAGAACAGGGAGAGAAGGGAGACCGAGGTCTACCCGGACCTCATGGAACTGGCGGACCCAAGGGAGAAACT GGAATGCCTGGAGGCACCGGACCTCTCGGCCCTGCTGGTCCTCCTGGTCCTCCT GGTCCTCAAGGAGTCAAAGGAGCTAAGGGTGCCTCT GGAGGATCTGGTCCCAAAGGAGAAAAGGGTGTTCCAGGAGTTCCAGGACTTCCT GGCCCACCTGGTGAGGTCATCCAGCCGCTCCCCATCCAGAGGAGTCCCAAGTCCAAGCGCTCCATCGACGCCAGCCAAATGGTCCCCGACCTGGAGATGCCCGCCTCCGACACCGCCGGCGCCGAGTTCTTGATGCCCAGCGAGGGCATGGAAGAGATCTTCGGTTCCCTCAACTCACTACGACAGGAGATCGAGACCATGCGCTTCCCGATGGGAACGCAGGACAGTCCCGCAAGAACCTGCCAGGATCTCCGCCTCAGCCAGCCTGAGCTCCAAGACG GAGAGTACTGGATTGACCCCAACCAGGGCTGCTCCAGAGATTCCTTCAAGATCTTCTGTAACTTCACCAGCGGTGAGACGTGCCTGTATCCTAACAAGAACATCAACATG GTGAAGATGGACTCGTGGGAAAAAGAGACTCCAGGTTCCTGGTACAGTGAGTTTGCCACCGGCGGAAAG TTCTCCTACGTGGACTCTGACGGCGAGCCAGTGGGCGTGGTCCAGTTGGGATTCCTGCGCCTCCTGAGCGTGGTCGCCCGCCAAAACCTGACCTACCACTGCCACCGCTCGGTGGCCTGGGCCGACCAGAGCGCCAAGGACAACCACGATAGGGCGCTGCACTTCCAGGCCGCTAACGAAGAGGAGCTGAGCTACGAGACCAACCCGTACATCAAAGCGCTGGTGGACGGATGTTCT TATCGCAAAGGCTTCGACAGGACGGTGCTGGAGATCAACACGCCACAGGTGGAACATCTTCCTCTGCTGGACATCAAAGTGTCGGACTTTGGGGAGAGTAACCAACAGTTTGGATTTGAAGTGGGACCTGTGTGCTTCCAAGGCTAA